A single region of the Leisingera thetidis genome encodes:
- the murC gene encoding UDP-N-acetylmuramate--L-alanine ligase, producing MNPATKLPGDVGPIHFVGIGGIGMSGIAEVLLNLGYMVQGSDLKSSKITARLEELGARIFVGQKAENLDEAAVVVISSAIKPGNPELDEARLRGLPVVRRADMLAELMRLKSNVAIAGTHGKTTTTTMMAELMVAGGFDPTIVNGGIIHAYGSNARMGQGEWMVVEADESDGSFNRLPATIAVVTNIDPEHMEHWGDFDTLRDGFLEFVSNIPFYGIAVCCTDHPEVQALIGRISDRRVVTYGFNAQADVRAVNLTYKAGVAHFDVVLQAEDRVIEGCTLPMPGDHNVSNALSAVAVARHLGMNSSEIRAALAAFGGVNRRFTKVGEVNGVTIIDDYGHHPVEIAAVLKAARQASEGRVIAVHQPHRYSRLSSLFDDFCACFNEADVVAIAEVFAAGEEPIEGASRDDLVAGLIRHGHRHARAILSEEDLERLVREQARPGDIVVCLGAGTISTWANGLPARLER from the coding sequence ATGAACCCTGCAACCAAACTGCCCGGAGACGTCGGCCCGATCCATTTCGTGGGGATCGGGGGCATCGGCATGTCGGGCATCGCCGAGGTGCTGCTGAACCTGGGCTACATGGTGCAGGGCTCGGACCTGAAATCCTCCAAGATCACCGCCCGGCTGGAAGAGCTGGGCGCGCGCATTTTTGTCGGCCAGAAGGCGGAGAACCTGGACGAGGCCGCGGTGGTGGTGATTTCCTCGGCGATCAAGCCGGGCAACCCGGAGCTGGACGAGGCCCGCCTGCGCGGGCTGCCGGTGGTGCGCCGCGCCGACATGCTGGCGGAACTGATGCGGCTGAAGTCCAACGTCGCCATCGCCGGCACCCACGGCAAGACCACCACCACCACGATGATGGCGGAGCTGATGGTGGCCGGCGGGTTCGATCCGACCATCGTCAACGGCGGCATCATCCATGCCTACGGCTCCAACGCGCGGATGGGGCAGGGCGAGTGGATGGTGGTCGAGGCGGATGAGAGCGACGGCTCCTTCAACCGGCTGCCCGCGACCATTGCTGTCGTCACCAATATCGACCCGGAGCACATGGAGCATTGGGGCGATTTCGACACCTTGCGCGACGGGTTCCTGGAGTTTGTCTCCAACATTCCGTTCTACGGCATCGCCGTCTGCTGCACCGACCATCCCGAGGTGCAGGCGCTGATCGGGCGCATCTCCGACCGCCGGGTGGTGACTTATGGCTTCAACGCGCAGGCCGACGTGCGGGCGGTGAACCTGACCTACAAGGCGGGTGTTGCGCATTTCGACGTGGTGCTGCAGGCGGAGGACCGGGTGATCGAGGGCTGCACCCTGCCGATGCCGGGGGATCACAATGTCTCCAACGCGCTGTCCGCCGTCGCGGTGGCGCGGCATCTGGGCATGAACAGTTCCGAGATCCGCGCCGCACTTGCGGCCTTTGGCGGGGTGAACCGCCGCTTCACCAAGGTGGGCGAGGTGAACGGCGTCACCATCATCGACGATTACGGCCACCACCCGGTGGAAATCGCGGCGGTGCTGAAGGCGGCGCGCCAGGCCAGCGAGGGCCGGGTGATCGCGGTGCATCAGCCGCACCGCTATTCGCGGCTGTCGAGCCTGTTCGATGATTTCTGCGCCTGCTTCAACGAGGCCGATGTGGTGGCGATTGCCGAAGTCTTCGCCGCCGGCGAGGAGCCGATCGAAGGCGCCAGCCGCGACGATCTGGTGGCGGGCCTGATCCGCCATGGCCACCGCCACGCCCGCGCCATCCTCAGCGAGGAAGACCTGGAGCGGCTGGTGCGCGAGCAGGCGCGGCCCGGCGATATCGTGGTCTGCCTGGGCGCCGGCACCATCAGCACCTGGGCCAACGGCCTGCCCGCGCGGCTGGAGCGGTGA
- a CDS encoding D-alanine--D-alanine ligase — protein MGGPSAEREVSLSSGRECAAALRGEGYEVVEVDAGPDLHARLADVKPDVVFNALHGRWGEDGCVQGLLEWLGLPYTHSGVLASALAMDKQRSKEVYRAAGLPVVDSGLFAKEDVAAGHVMAPPYVVKPNNEGSSVGIYIVQEAANGPPQLSEEMPAEVMVETYAPGRELTTTVIGDRALTVTDILTDGWYDYDAKYKPGGSRHVLPADLPREIHDLCLEYALKAHEVLGCRGVSRTDFRWDEARGAAGLILLETNTQPGMTPTSLVPEQAAFCGMTFGALCAWMVEDASCNR, from the coding sequence ATGGGCGGACCGTCGGCCGAACGCGAGGTATCGCTGTCCAGCGGCCGCGAATGCGCGGCGGCGCTGCGCGGTGAGGGGTATGAAGTTGTCGAGGTGGATGCAGGTCCGGACCTGCACGCGCGTCTGGCGGACGTGAAACCGGACGTGGTCTTCAATGCCCTGCACGGGCGCTGGGGCGAGGACGGCTGCGTCCAGGGGCTGCTGGAATGGCTTGGGCTGCCCTATACCCATTCCGGGGTGCTGGCCTCGGCGCTGGCGATGGACAAGCAGCGCTCCAAGGAGGTCTACCGCGCCGCCGGTCTGCCGGTGGTGGACAGCGGCCTGTTTGCCAAGGAGGACGTCGCTGCCGGCCATGTGATGGCGCCGCCCTATGTGGTGAAGCCCAACAACGAAGGCTCCAGCGTCGGCATCTACATCGTGCAGGAGGCCGCCAACGGCCCGCCGCAGCTGTCGGAAGAGATGCCCGCCGAGGTGATGGTCGAGACCTATGCGCCGGGGCGCGAGCTGACCACCACGGTGATCGGTGACCGGGCGCTGACGGTGACCGACATCCTGACCGACGGCTGGTATGATTACGATGCCAAGTACAAGCCGGGCGGCTCGCGCCATGTGCTGCCCGCGGATCTGCCGCGGGAGATCCATGACCTGTGCCTGGAATACGCGCTGAAGGCGCATGAGGTGCTGGGCTGCCGCGGTGTCAGCCGCACCGATTTCCGCTGGGACGAGGCGCGCGGCGCCGCCGGGCTGATCCTGTTGGAGACCAACACCCAGCCCGGCATGACGCCGACCTCGCTGGTGCCGGAGCAGGCGGCCTTCTGCGGCATGACATTCGGTGCGCTTTGCGCCTGGATGGTGGAGGATGCCTCATGCAACCGCTGA
- a CDS encoding outer membrane protein assembly factor BamD produces MNGIRAGAKTLGAVLLMAALAGCGGDGGAVKRGESLEAFSPEQIYERGEFELAQKQPKDAAYYFSEIERLYPYSEWAKQAVIMQAFAYHGTKDYENSRAAAQRFIDFYPADEDAAYAQYLLALSYYDQIDEVGRDQGLTFQALQALRTVIEVYPDSEYATSAILKFDLAFDHLAGKEMEIGRYYLRRGHYTSAINRFRVVVEDFQTTSHTAEALHRLVEAYLSLGLTDEAQTAGAILGHNFQSTEWYEDSYKLLTANGLKLRDRGNNWLSQIYRQTVKGQWL; encoded by the coding sequence ATGAACGGCATCAGGGCGGGAGCCAAAACCCTCGGCGCGGTCCTTCTGATGGCGGCCCTTGCGGGCTGCGGCGGAGACGGCGGCGCGGTCAAGCGGGGCGAGTCGCTGGAGGCCTTCTCACCAGAGCAGATCTACGAGCGCGGCGAGTTCGAGCTGGCGCAGAAACAGCCCAAGGATGCCGCCTATTACTTCTCCGAGATCGAGCGCCTGTACCCCTATTCCGAATGGGCCAAGCAGGCGGTGATCATGCAGGCCTTTGCCTATCACGGCACCAAGGATTACGAGAACAGCCGCGCCGCCGCGCAGCGGTTCATCGACTTCTACCCGGCGGATGAGGATGCAGCCTATGCCCAGTATCTGCTGGCGCTGAGCTATTACGACCAGATCGACGAAGTGGGCCGCGACCAGGGGCTGACCTTCCAGGCGCTGCAGGCGCTGCGCACGGTGATCGAGGTCTATCCCGACAGCGAATATGCCACGTCGGCGATCCTGAAATTCGACCTGGCCTTTGACCATCTGGCGGGCAAGGAGATGGAAATCGGCCGCTATTACCTGCGCCGCGGCCATTACACCTCGGCGATCAACCGGTTCCGCGTGGTGGTGGAGGACTTCCAGACCACCAGCCACACCGCCGAGGCGCTGCACCGTCTGGTCGAGGCCTATCTGTCGCTGGGCCTGACCGATGAGGCCCAGACCGCCGGCGCCATCCTGGGCCACAATTTCCAGTCCACCGAATGGTATGAGGACAGCTACAAGCTGCTGACCGCAAACGGGCTCAAGCTCCGCGACCGCGGCAACAACTGGCTGAGCCAGATCTACCGTCAGACAGTAAAGGGGCAGTGGCTGTAA
- the lpxC gene encoding UDP-3-O-acyl-N-acetylglucosamine deacetylase — MQNTLKASVAFEGVGLHSGKPARMILIPAPAGHGIIFKRTDIALGNTVVPARWDLVERSPLCTRLVNAAGVSVSTVEHIMAALAGCGVHNALIEIDGPEVPIADGSSAPFVRGIMTSGVQSQGVPIMAYEVLKPVTVETDGARATLLPSDRLTIEFHIDFAEAAIGRQSKVLDMRNGSFARELCDSRTFCRQADVETMQANGLALGGVPGENAVVFDGERVESGAGLRHSDEPVRHKMLDALGDLALAGGPVLGRYVGERAGHALTNTLLRALFAEPGAVRAVVCDAAMTARLPGQGLIWSEIPAEQRRVA; from the coding sequence GTGCAGAATACGCTCAAGGCATCGGTGGCATTCGAAGGGGTCGGCCTGCATTCCGGCAAGCCCGCGCGCATGATCCTGATCCCGGCTCCGGCCGGCCATGGCATCATCTTCAAACGCACCGACATCGCATTGGGCAACACCGTGGTTCCGGCGCGCTGGGACCTGGTGGAGCGCAGCCCGCTCTGCACCCGGCTGGTCAATGCGGCCGGCGTCAGCGTCTCCACTGTCGAACACATCATGGCGGCGCTGGCCGGCTGCGGCGTGCACAACGCGCTGATCGAGATCGACGGGCCGGAAGTGCCGATCGCCGATGGCTCCTCGGCGCCGTTCGTGCGCGGCATCATGACGAGCGGCGTGCAGAGCCAGGGCGTGCCGATCATGGCCTATGAGGTGCTGAAGCCGGTGACGGTGGAAACGGACGGCGCCCGCGCCACCCTGCTGCCCAGCGACCGGCTGACCATCGAATTCCACATCGACTTTGCCGAGGCCGCCATCGGCCGCCAGAGCAAGGTTCTGGACATGCGCAACGGCAGCTTTGCGCGCGAGCTGTGCGACAGCCGCACCTTCTGCCGCCAGGCGGATGTTGAAACCATGCAGGCCAACGGCCTCGCCCTGGGCGGTGTGCCCGGCGAAAACGCGGTTGTGTTTGACGGGGAACGGGTCGAGAGCGGCGCAGGCCTGCGCCATTCGGACGAACCTGTACGCCACAAGATGCTGGATGCGCTGGGGGATCTGGCGCTGGCCGGGGGGCCGGTCTTGGGGCGGTACGTTGGGGAGCGCGCGGGGCACGCGCTGACCAACACCTTGCTGCGTGCCCTGTTTGCGGAGCCGGGCGCAGTCCGGGCCGTCGTCTGCGATGCAGCGATGACAGCACGGCTTCCGGGGCAGGGGCTGATCTGGTCGGAGATCCCGGCCGAGCAGCGCCGCGTGGCATAA
- a CDS encoding DUF2484 family protein — MTLSLTLAAVWALAANVLALIPSRDNHWTRAYVLIAFGIPLLGYVTYENGPWWGLAVLLGGMSVLRWPVIYLGRRIRRAVSR, encoded by the coding sequence ATGACGCTTTCCCTGACCCTTGCCGCGGTCTGGGCGCTGGCGGCCAATGTGCTGGCGCTGATCCCCAGCCGCGACAACCACTGGACCCGCGCCTATGTGCTGATCGCCTTCGGCATTCCGCTGCTGGGCTATGTCACCTATGAAAACGGCCCCTGGTGGGGGCTGGCGGTGCTGCTGGGCGGCATGTCGGTGCTGCGCTGGCCGGTGATCTATCTGGGGCGCCGGATCAGGCGCGCTGTCAGCCGCTGA
- a CDS encoding UDP-N-acetylglucosamine--N-acetylmuramyl-(pentapeptide) pyrophosphoryl-undecaprenol N-acetylglucosamine transferase, with translation MAQKLLLMAAGGTGGHMFPAQALAEEMLARGWRVKLSTDARGARYTGGFPHSVEISEVSSATFARGGLLAKALAGPKIAAGVASMMMQMRRERPDAVIGFGGYPSIPALGAATLLKLPRMIHEQNGVLGRVNQLFAKRVAGVACGTWPTVLPDGVAHEHVGNPVRRAVMERAGAAYIPPGDYPMSLLVMGGSQGARILSDVVPAAVAALPGPIRRHLRVSHQARDEDLDRVNAFYAEHGINADVQTFFTDVPARMSEAQLVISRSGASSVADISVIGRPSVLIPFAAAAGDHQSANARGLVDADAAVMIPESALDIPVLAEHMGAILSNPQAAAQMAAAALSAGVPDAAERLAALVEQLAEEG, from the coding sequence ATGGCACAGAAACTGCTTTTGATGGCCGCGGGCGGAACCGGCGGCCATATGTTTCCGGCCCAGGCGCTGGCCGAAGAGATGCTGGCGCGCGGCTGGCGGGTGAAGCTGTCGACGGATGCGCGCGGCGCGCGCTATACCGGCGGCTTTCCGCATTCGGTTGAGATTTCCGAGGTGTCCTCGGCCACTTTTGCCCGCGGCGGGCTGCTGGCCAAGGCGCTGGCCGGGCCGAAGATTGCGGCGGGCGTTGCGTCGATGATGATGCAGATGCGGCGGGAGCGGCCGGATGCGGTGATCGGCTTTGGCGGCTACCCGTCGATCCCGGCGCTGGGGGCGGCCACGCTTTTGAAACTGCCGCGGATGATCCATGAGCAGAACGGCGTGCTGGGCCGTGTGAACCAGCTGTTTGCCAAGCGGGTGGCGGGGGTTGCCTGCGGCACCTGGCCTACGGTGCTGCCGGACGGCGTCGCGCATGAGCATGTCGGCAACCCGGTGCGCCGCGCGGTGATGGAACGGGCCGGCGCCGCCTATATCCCGCCGGGCGATTACCCGATGTCGCTCCTGGTGATGGGCGGCAGCCAGGGCGCGCGGATTCTGTCCGATGTGGTGCCTGCGGCGGTTGCCGCGCTGCCGGGCCCGATCCGCCGGCACCTGCGGGTGTCGCATCAGGCGCGGGACGAGGATCTGGACCGGGTCAATGCCTTTTACGCCGAACATGGCATCAACGCCGATGTGCAGACCTTTTTCACCGATGTGCCCGCGCGGATGTCGGAGGCGCAGCTGGTGATCTCGCGCTCCGGCGCGTCGTCGGTGGCCGATATCTCGGTGATCGGGCGGCCCTCGGTTCTGATCCCCTTTGCCGCTGCCGCCGGCGATCACCAAAGCGCCAACGCCCGTGGGCTGGTTGATGCCGATGCCGCGGTGATGATCCCGGAAAGCGCCCTTGATATCCCGGTGCTGGCGGAGCATATGGGCGCAATTCTGAGTAACCCGCAGGCTGCGGCGCAGATGGCCGCAGCCGCTTTGAGCGCCGGGGTTCCCGATGCCGCCGAACGTCTGGCGGCATTGGTCGAACAGCTGGCCGAGGAAGGATAA
- a CDS encoding cell division protein FtsQ/DivIB has product MQPLKGRFRRSGEGRADPAPSRLKYRLQRWMLTPGIRFGLRFGVPFCLIFAAGSAYLADEARRDALQGLISDARAAVEERPEFMVNVMAVDGAGASVAQDIREVVPVEFPVSSFDLDLEQVRDVITGLDPVKTASVRIRPGGILQVDVEERTPALIWRSREGLALLDENGIHVAELGRRSLHPDLPLIAGKGAAGHAAQALRLFAAAKPLGPRLRGLVRVGERRWDVVLDRKQRIMLPAENPVRALERVLAVSEVQDLLERDVAAVDMRLAGRPTIRMTEDSVENWWRIRQLNGGGQ; this is encoded by the coding sequence ATGCAACCGCTGAAGGGCCGCTTTCGCCGCAGTGGCGAGGGGCGGGCGGACCCGGCGCCGTCGCGGCTGAAGTACCGGCTGCAACGCTGGATGCTGACGCCGGGCATCCGGTTCGGCCTGCGGTTCGGGGTGCCGTTCTGCCTGATCTTTGCCGCGGGTAGCGCGTATCTGGCCGATGAGGCACGCCGCGATGCGCTGCAGGGGCTGATCAGCGACGCCCGTGCCGCGGTCGAGGAACGGCCCGAGTTCATGGTCAACGTGATGGCGGTGGACGGGGCGGGCGCCAGCGTGGCCCAGGACATCCGCGAAGTGGTGCCGGTGGAGTTCCCCGTCAGCTCGTTCGATCTGGACCTGGAGCAGGTCCGGGATGTGATCACCGGGCTGGATCCGGTGAAGACCGCCAGCGTGCGGATCCGTCCGGGCGGCATCCTGCAGGTGGATGTCGAGGAGCGCACGCCGGCGCTGATCTGGCGCAGCCGCGAGGGGCTGGCTCTGCTGGACGAGAATGGCATTCACGTGGCCGAGCTGGGCCGCCGCAGCCTACACCCGGACCTGCCGCTGATTGCAGGCAAGGGGGCGGCCGGGCATGCGGCGCAGGCGCTGCGGCTGTTTGCGGCGGCGAAACCGCTGGGGCCGCGCCTGCGCGGGCTGGTCCGGGTCGGCGAGCGGCGCTGGGATGTGGTGCTGGACCGTAAGCAGCGGATCATGCTGCCGGCGGAAAACCCGGTGCGCGCGCTGGAGCGGGTACTGGCGGTAAGTGAAGTGCAGGATTTGCTGGAACGCGATGTGGCGGCGGTGGACATGCGCCTGGCTGGGCGCCCGACCATCCGCATGACCGAAGACTCGGTGGAAAACTGGTGGCGGATCCGGCAGTTGAACGGGGGCGGGCAGTAG
- the ftsZ gene encoding cell division protein FtsZ, whose amino-acid sequence MTLNLSMPGQEELKPKITVFGVGGAGGNAVNNMIAKELDGVEFVVANTDAQALQQSSAKSRIQLGVKVTEGLGAGARPQVGSAAAEESIEQIVDHLAGAHMCFITAGMGGGTGTGAAPIIAQAARELGVLTVGVVTKPFQFEGLKRMRQAESGVESLQKVVDTLIIIPNQNLFRLANEKTTFTEAFSMADDVLYQGVKGVTDLMVRPGLINLDFADVRAVMDEMGKAMMGTGEGEGEDRAVQAAEKAIANPLLDEISLKGARGVLINITGSHDLTLFELDEAANRIREEVDPDANIIVGSTLDTGMEGRMRVSVVATGIDAVDVNTDMPVPRRPMSAPLRQTVSVESTRPAPLELETPVAQPAAAEAAPAPAPEVPEAAAALEEPSLFEEMNAQQAAAQEQAEDLFEEPEQIADDGLPPPAYQPQVPEFRPQADRAEPQADAFVAPKAPAPGTPSPQALERLQAAAQRVQQPQAQQPRPAAAPAPQQQHQPQQHSAQHQPEGQRRFGLNSLIHRMTGSADAPAAKQQPQAVRQQPAMHAPAPAAQPQQAQAQQADPDQERIEIPAFLRRQAN is encoded by the coding sequence ATGACGTTGAATCTATCGATGCCCGGGCAGGAAGAGTTGAAGCCGAAGATCACGGTATTTGGTGTCGGCGGGGCCGGCGGCAACGCCGTCAACAACATGATTGCCAAGGAATTGGATGGGGTCGAATTCGTCGTCGCCAATACCGACGCGCAGGCGCTGCAGCAGAGCTCGGCCAAGAGCCGCATCCAGCTGGGCGTGAAAGTGACCGAAGGCCTGGGCGCCGGCGCCCGCCCGCAGGTGGGCTCGGCGGCGGCCGAGGAGAGCATCGAGCAGATCGTCGACCATCTGGCCGGCGCGCATATGTGCTTCATCACCGCGGGCATGGGCGGCGGCACCGGCACCGGTGCGGCGCCGATCATTGCGCAAGCCGCGCGGGAGCTGGGCGTGCTGACCGTCGGCGTGGTGACCAAGCCGTTCCAGTTCGAAGGGCTGAAGCGGATGCGCCAGGCCGAAAGCGGTGTCGAGAGCCTGCAGAAAGTCGTCGATACGCTGATCATCATCCCGAACCAGAACCTGTTCCGCCTGGCCAATGAGAAGACCACCTTCACCGAGGCGTTCTCGATGGCGGACGACGTGCTGTACCAGGGGGTCAAGGGCGTCACCGACCTGATGGTGCGCCCGGGCCTGATCAACCTCGACTTTGCCGACGTGCGTGCGGTGATGGACGAGATGGGCAAGGCGATGATGGGCACCGGCGAGGGCGAGGGCGAGGACCGCGCGGTGCAGGCCGCCGAGAAGGCGATTGCCAACCCGCTCTTGGACGAAATCAGCCTGAAGGGCGCGCGCGGCGTGCTGATCAACATCACCGGCAGCCACGACCTGACCCTGTTCGAGCTGGACGAGGCCGCCAACCGCATCCGCGAGGAAGTGGATCCGGACGCCAACATCATCGTCGGCTCGACCCTGGACACCGGCATGGAAGGCCGGATGCGGGTCTCTGTCGTGGCCACCGGCATCGATGCGGTGGATGTGAACACCGACATGCCGGTGCCGCGCCGCCCGATGTCGGCGCCGCTGCGCCAGACCGTCAGTGTCGAAAGCACCCGCCCGGCGCCGCTGGAGCTGGAAACCCCGGTTGCGCAGCCGGCCGCAGCGGAAGCCGCGCCTGCACCGGCGCCTGAGGTTCCGGAAGCGGCCGCAGCCCTGGAGGAGCCGTCGCTGTTCGAAGAGATGAACGCGCAGCAGGCGGCCGCACAGGAGCAGGCCGAGGACCTTTTCGAAGAGCCGGAGCAGATTGCCGACGACGGCCTGCCGCCGCCGGCCTATCAGCCGCAGGTGCCGGAATTCCGCCCCCAGGCGGACCGGGCCGAGCCGCAGGCGGATGCCTTTGTCGCGCCCAAGGCGCCGGCGCCGGGCACCCCGTCGCCGCAGGCGCTGGAGCGGCTGCAGGCCGCGGCGCAGCGGGTTCAGCAGCCGCAGGCCCAGCAGCCGCGCCCGGCAGCCGCGCCGGCACCGCAGCAGCAGCACCAGCCGCAGCAGCATAGCGCACAGCATCAGCCCGAAGGCCAGCGCCGCTTTGGCCTGAATTCGCTGATCCACCGGATGACCGGCAGCGCCGATGCCCCGGCGGCCAAACAGCAGCCGCAGGCGGTGCGCCAGCAGCCTGCCATGCATGCGCCGGCCCCCGCGGCGCAGCCGCAGCAAGCGCAGGCACAGCAGGCGGATCCCGATCAGGAACGCATCGAAATCCCCGCATTCCTGCGCCGCCAGGCCAACTGA
- the ftsA gene encoding cell division protein FtsA: MTDLYQSQRAMRQMRRQAMQRGVVAILDVGSSKIACLVLRFDGTGRLSEDGSIGALAGQSGFRVIGAATTRSRGVQFGEITAMQETERAIRTAVQAAQKMAEVRVDHVIACFSGANPRSYGLDAKLDLEGQVVSEHEVAQVLASCEVPEYGDGREVLHAQPVNFALDNRTGLADPRGQMGQTLAADMHMLTVDAIAVQNLVRCIQRCDLELAGIASSAYASGFSALVEDEQELGAACIDMGGGATSISVFMKKHMIYADAVRLGGDHITSDISMGLGVPLANAERIKTFRGGVHATGADDRDMIEIGGDTGDWEHDRRTVSRAELIGIMRPRVEEILEEVRARLDAAGFEYLPSQQIVLTGGSSQIMGLDGLASRILGQQVRLGRPLRVHGLPQSATGPGFASAVGLCLFAAHPQDEWWDFDMPATRHPAGTLGRAVRWFRDNW; the protein is encoded by the coding sequence ATGACAGATCTCTATCAATCCCAGCGGGCGATGCGGCAGATGCGGCGCCAGGCGATGCAGCGCGGCGTGGTCGCCATTCTCGATGTCGGCAGCTCCAAGATCGCCTGCCTGGTGCTGCGCTTTGACGGCACCGGCCGCCTCAGCGAGGACGGCTCGATCGGCGCCTTGGCGGGGCAGTCGGGATTCCGGGTGATCGGTGCCGCAACTACGCGGTCGCGCGGGGTGCAGTTCGGCGAGATCACCGCCATGCAGGAGACCGAGCGCGCCATCCGCACCGCGGTGCAGGCGGCGCAGAAGATGGCCGAGGTGCGGGTCGATCATGTGATTGCCTGTTTTTCCGGCGCCAATCCGCGCTCCTACGGGCTGGATGCCAAGCTGGACCTTGAGGGGCAGGTGGTGTCGGAGCATGAGGTGGCGCAGGTGCTGGCCTCCTGCGAGGTGCCCGAATACGGCGACGGCCGCGAAGTGCTGCACGCGCAGCCGGTGAACTTTGCGCTCGACAACCGCACCGGCCTGGCGGATCCGCGCGGCCAGATGGGGCAGACGCTGGCGGCCGACATGCACATGCTGACGGTCGATGCGATTGCGGTGCAGAATCTGGTGCGCTGCATCCAGCGCTGCGACCTGGAACTGGCGGGGATCGCGTCGTCGGCCTATGCCTCCGGGTTTTCCGCGCTGGTCGAGGATGAGCAGGAACTGGGGGCTGCCTGCATCGACATGGGCGGCGGCGCCACCTCGATCTCGGTGTTCATGAAGAAGCACATGATCTATGCCGATGCGGTGCGCCTTGGCGGCGACCACATCACCAGCGACATCTCGATGGGGCTGGGGGTGCCGCTGGCCAATGCCGAGCGGATCAAGACCTTCCGCGGCGGCGTGCATGCCACCGGTGCCGACGACCGTGACATGATCGAAATCGGCGGCGATACCGGAGACTGGGAGCATGACCGCCGCACCGTCAGCCGGGCCGAGCTGATCGGCATCATGCGGCCGCGGGTCGAGGAAATCCTGGAGGAGGTGCGGGCGCGGCTGGATGCGGCCGGCTTCGAATACCTGCCCAGCCAGCAGATCGTGCTGACCGGCGGCTCCAGCCAGATCATGGGGCTGGACGGGCTGGCGAGCCGCATTCTCGGCCAGCAGGTGCGCCTGGGGCGCCCGCTGCGGGTGCATGGCCTGCCGCAGTCGGCAACCGGGCCGGGCTTTGCCTCGGCGGTCGGCCTGTGCCTGTTTGCCGCCCATCCGCAGGATGAATGGTGGGATTTCGACATGCCTGCCACCCGCCATCCAGCGGGCACTCTGGGCCGCGCCGTGCGCTGGTTCCGGGACAACTGGTAG
- the murB gene encoding UDP-N-acetylmuramate dehydrogenase translates to MAAQTEINLPAARGRLSRHKPLAELTWLRVGGPADHLFQPADVEDLAAFLRQLDPSVQVFPIGVGSNLIVRDGGLRAVVIRLGRGFNGISAEGGIVTAGAAALDAHVAKKAADAGIDLTFLRTIPGSVGGAVRMNAGCYGSYTADVFVSATIVTRAGEIREITAEELRFQYRQTAFPEGAVLVSAKLRGPAGDPAELHARMEAQLRKRDETQPTRDRSAGSTFRNPAGFSSTGQADDVHDLKAWKVIDNAGMRGARRGGAQMSEKHSNFLINTGGATAADLEGLGEDVRKKVYDDSGITLEWEIMRIGDPLPE, encoded by the coding sequence ATGGCGGCGCAAACTGAAATCAACCTTCCGGCGGCTCGCGGGCGGCTTTCCCGGCACAAACCGCTGGCGGAGCTGACCTGGCTGCGCGTGGGCGGGCCTGCGGACCATCTTTTCCAGCCTGCGGACGTCGAGGATCTGGCTGCCTTCCTGCGCCAGCTGGATCCGTCGGTGCAGGTGTTTCCGATCGGGGTCGGCTCCAACCTGATCGTGCGGGACGGCGGCCTGCGCGCGGTGGTGATCCGGCTGGGCCGCGGTTTCAACGGCATTTCGGCGGAGGGCGGCATCGTCACCGCCGGGGCGGCTGCGCTGGATGCGCATGTGGCGAAGAAGGCCGCCGATGCCGGGATCGACCTCACGTTCCTGCGCACCATTCCCGGCTCGGTCGGCGGCGCGGTGCGGATGAATGCCGGCTGCTACGGCAGCTATACGGCGGATGTGTTCGTCTCTGCCACCATCGTGACCCGGGCGGGGGAAATCCGCGAGATCACCGCGGAGGAGCTGCGTTTTCAGTACCGCCAGACTGCCTTTCCCGAAGGCGCGGTGCTGGTATCGGCCAAGCTGCGTGGCCCCGCGGGCGACCCGGCAGAGCTGCACGCAAGGATGGAAGCACAGCTGCGCAAGCGCGATGAGACCCAGCCGACGCGCGACCGCTCGGCAGGCTCCACCTTCCGCAACCCGGCGGGGTTCTCTTCGACGGGGCAGGCTGATGACGTGCATGATCTGAAGGCCTGGAAGGTGATCGACAATGCCGGCATGCGCGGTGCCCGCCGCGGCGGTGCGCAGATGAGCGAGAAGCATTCCAACTTCCTGATCAACACCGGTGGCGCAACTGCCGCAGATCTGGAAGGTTTGGGCGAAGATGTGCGGAAAAAGGTTTACGACGATTCCGGCATCACGCTAGAGTGGGAAATCATGCGGATTGGTGATCCGCTTCCCGAATAA